A single region of the Prevotella sp. HUN102 genome encodes:
- the mobC gene encoding conjugal transfer protein MobC produces the protein MSQQEDDLRALAKIMDFLRAVSIILVVAHLYWYCYEAIKLWGLNIGVVDRILMNFHRTAGLFGNMLYTKLFALVLMGLSCLGTKGVKEEHITWSKIGAFMGIGFVFFFLNWWILALPLPIEANAALYAFTMTVGYVCLLMAGLYMSRLLKNNLMEDVFNQENESFMQETRLLENEYSVNLPTRFYYRKKWNRGWINVVNPFRAVSVLGTPGSGKSYAIINNFIKQQIEKGFAIYCYDFKYPDLSTIVYNHLLHHSEGYKVKPKFYVINFDDPRRSHRCNPIHPDFMSDISDAYESAYTIMLNLNKTWVQKQGDFFVESPIVLFAAIIWYLRIFEGGKYCTFPHAIEFLCRKYEDIFPILTSYPELENYLSPFMDAWLGGAADQLQGQIASAKIPLSRMISPQLYWIMTGDDFTLDINNPKEPKILCVGNNPDRQNIYGAALGLYNSRIVKLINKKGMLKSSVLIDELPTIYFKGLDNLIATARSNKVAVCLGFQDFSQLKRDYGDKEAAVVMNTVGNIFSGQVVGETAKTLSERFGKVLQKRQSMSITRSDKTTSISTQMDSLIPQSKISTLTQGMFVGAVADNFSERIEQKIFHCEIVVDNAKVAKETAAYRPIPILTDFTNENGEDMMDEEIKANYERVKTEVRDIVERELQRISNDPELSKLLNTKK, from the coding sequence ATGTCACAACAAGAAGACGATTTGAGGGCATTGGCGAAAATTATGGATTTTCTACGTGCCGTAAGTATTATATTGGTGGTTGCCCATCTCTATTGGTATTGTTACGAAGCCATCAAATTATGGGGTCTGAACATCGGTGTGGTGGACAGGATACTGATGAATTTCCACCGCACGGCGGGGTTATTCGGCAATATGCTTTACACCAAGCTCTTTGCGCTGGTACTGATGGGGCTTTCCTGTCTGGGTACGAAAGGTGTGAAAGAGGAGCATATCACGTGGTCGAAAATAGGGGCATTCATGGGCATCGGCTTTGTCTTTTTCTTCCTCAATTGGTGGATACTCGCCTTGCCGTTGCCCATTGAAGCCAATGCGGCTCTCTACGCCTTTACGATGACCGTCGGGTATGTGTGTCTGCTGATGGCGGGACTCTACATGAGCCGACTACTCAAAAACAACCTGATGGAAGATGTCTTCAATCAGGAGAACGAATCCTTTATGCAGGAGACAAGACTTTTGGAAAACGAGTACTCGGTCAATCTGCCGACCCGGTTCTATTACCGCAAGAAATGGAACAGGGGCTGGATAAACGTGGTCAATCCTTTCCGAGCTGTCTCTGTCTTAGGAACGCCGGGCAGCGGTAAGTCCTATGCCATCATCAATAATTTCATCAAGCAGCAAATCGAAAAAGGATTTGCCATCTACTGCTACGACTTCAAATATCCCGACCTCTCCACGATTGTGTACAATCATTTGCTGCATCACTCGGAAGGATATAAAGTCAAGCCGAAGTTTTACGTGATCAACTTCGACGACCCTCGGCGGTCGCATCGTTGCAATCCGATACACCCCGATTTCATGAGCGACATATCGGATGCCTACGAATCGGCTTATACGATTATGCTCAACCTGAACAAGACGTGGGTACAGAAGCAGGGAGATTTCTTCGTGGAGTCGCCCATCGTCCTCTTTGCCGCCATCATCTGGTATCTCCGCATCTTCGAGGGAGGAAAATACTGTACCTTTCCGCACGCCATTGAGTTTCTCTGTCGGAAGTACGAGGACATTTTCCCGATACTTACCTCTTACCCTGAATTGGAGAATTACCTTTCTCCCTTTATGGACGCTTGGCTCGGAGGGGCGGCTGACCAGTTGCAAGGACAGATAGCTTCCGCCAAGATTCCCTTGTCAAGGATGATCAGTCCGCAACTCTATTGGATTATGACGGGAGATGATTTTACGCTCGACATCAATAACCCCAAGGAGCCTAAAATCCTTTGTGTGGGGAACAATCCCGACAGGCAGAATATCTATGGGGCAGCATTGGGATTGTACAATTCGCGTATCGTCAAGCTGATAAACAAGAAAGGGATGCTGAAAAGTTCCGTGCTGATAGATGAGCTGCCTACCATATACTTCAAAGGGCTTGACAATCTGATAGCCACCGCACGTAGCAATAAAGTGGCGGTATGCTTGGGCTTTCAGGACTTCTCCCAGCTGAAGCGTGACTATGGAGACAAGGAAGCAGCCGTAGTGATGAATACCGTCGGAAACATTTTCTCAGGTCAGGTGGTCGGCGAGACGGCAAAAACCTTATCGGAACGTTTCGGGAAAGTGCTTCAAAAGAGGCAAAGTATGAGTATTACCCGAAGCGACAAGACGACCTCCATCTCCACGCAGATGGACAGCCTGATTCCGCAGAGCAAGATTTCCACGCTCACGCAGGGAATGTTTGTGGGAGCGGTTGCCGACAACTTCTCCGAACGTATCGAGCAGAAGATATTCCACTGTGAGATTGTGGTGGACAATGCAAAGGTGGCAAAGGAAACAGCCGCTTACCGACCGATACCCATTCTGACGGACTTCACGAATGAAAACGGAGAGGATATGATGGATGAGGAAATCAAGGCAAACTATGAACGGGTAAAGACGGAGGTGCGAGACATCGTGGAACGGGAGTTGCAACGGATTTCCAACGACCCGGAACTCTCCAAACTGCTCAATACCAAGAAATAA
- a CDS encoding YhcG family protein produces MSMHNISLTSTEYQSFRDEITKRIRSAQYEALKVVNKEMIALYWEIGMRITEQQTALGWGKSVVENLSQDIQKEFPGIQGFSARNMWDMARFYSEYQSNEILQPLVAEISWTKHIVILTKCKETQQRQFYILATKKYGWTKDVLIHKIELKTYENFLLGQSNFDTTLPENIRNQAVLAVKDEYTLDFIGLGEGHSEYELEQAIIKNIRSFLMEFGTDFSFMGNQYRLEVDGKEYFIDLLLYNRRLQAMIAVELKIGEFKPEYKGKMEFYLNVLNETVKLPHENPAIGIIICKSKSRTIVEYALKTSAMPIGVATYSLSPELPEAYKELLPASEDIAKKLELLIKE; encoded by the coding sequence ATGAGTATGCATAATATATCGCTCACTTCGACAGAATACCAAAGTTTCAGAGACGAGATAACCAAGCGCATTCGCTCCGCACAATACGAGGCGTTGAAAGTCGTCAATAAGGAAATGATAGCCCTTTACTGGGAAATTGGCATGCGTATTACAGAACAGCAGACAGCACTCGGCTGGGGAAAGTCTGTTGTGGAAAACCTATCCCAAGATATTCAAAAGGAGTTTCCGGGCATACAAGGATTCAGTGCGAGAAATATGTGGGATATGGCACGATTCTACTCTGAATATCAATCAAATGAAATTCTGCAACCATTGGTCGCAGAAATCAGTTGGACAAAACATATCGTCATTCTGACCAAGTGTAAGGAGACACAACAGAGACAGTTCTACATCTTGGCAACCAAGAAATACGGATGGACGAAAGACGTGCTGATACACAAAATAGAATTGAAGACGTATGAGAACTTCCTGCTCGGACAAAGCAATTTTGATACCACGCTACCCGAAAATATCCGTAATCAAGCCGTCCTTGCCGTAAAAGACGAGTACACTTTGGATTTTATCGGATTGGGCGAGGGACATTCGGAGTATGAGCTGGAACAGGCTATCATCAAAAATATCCGCTCTTTTCTGATGGAATTCGGAACGGACTTTTCGTTCATGGGAAATCAGTACCGGCTGGAAGTAGATGGCAAGGAGTATTTTATTGACCTGTTGCTATACAACCGTCGCTTGCAGGCAATGATAGCCGTGGAACTGAAAATCGGTGAGTTTAAGCCTGAGTACAAAGGGAAGATGGAGTTTTATCTCAATGTCCTGAATGAGACGGTTAAGTTGCCGCATGAAAACCCTGCCATCGGCATCATCATTTGTAAATCCAAAAGCAGGACGATTGTGGAATATGCCCTCAAGACTTCGGCAATGCCCATCGGTGTGGCGACATACAGCCTTTCACCCGAACTGCCCGAAGCCTATAAGGAACTACTTCCGGCATCCGAGGATATAGCCAAGAAGTTGGAACTACTTATCAAAGAATAA
- a CDS encoding RteC domain-containing protein, with translation MRMQGLLSTLPVKPTEKLRWTGKATDLVELLYALDTCDCINDGEIGIEELADTFSEIFGVEIKNCYNVYMNMKRRKDDSRTYFLDELREKLNRRMVESDLKGGKFKKR, from the coding sequence ATGCGGATGCAGGGGCTTCTTTCTACTTTGCCCGTCAAACCAACCGAGAAACTTCGTTGGACAGGTAAAGCAACTGACTTGGTAGAATTACTCTACGCACTTGATACCTGTGACTGTATCAACGATGGTGAAATCGGTATAGAAGAATTGGCAGACACCTTTTCTGAAATCTTTGGTGTAGAAATTAAGAACTGCTACAACGTCTATATGAACATGAAACGCCGCAAGGATGACAGCCGCACCTATTTTCTTGATGAACTCAGGGAGAAGCTGAACAGGCGAATGGTGGAAAGTGACCTGAAAGGCGGCAAATTCAAGAAGCGGTAA